AACCTCACCGCCCGGCGGCGCAGCGCAGACGACGTGCGCGCCCTGGCGGCCTCGCCCGGGCATCTGGTGGCCTGGGTGGCCCTGGAGGACCGCTTCGGGGCCATGGGCATCGTGGGCGCGGCCATCGCCGTCCTGGACGGGCGCGGCGGCGCGCAGCTGGACACCTTCCTGCTCTCCTGCCGGGCCCTGGGGCGCGGGGTGGAGACGGCGTTTCTGGCCGGGGTGCTGGCCGCGCTGCGCGCCCGGGGCGCGGCGCAGGCCACGGGCCTGTTCGTGCCCACGGCCCGCAACGCCCAGGTGCGCGACTTCTACCCCGCCCACGGCTTCGCGCCCGAGGGGGCGGCGGGGCAGGACGGAGCCTTGCGTTTCGTCCTGGACCTGGACGGCCCCCTGCCCGCCGTGCCCGGGCATTTTTCCGCCGTGGACGGCCCTGCGGGCGCGCCCGGTGCTTCCGCCGGAGCGGGGGAGGGCGCATGATCGCGGCCATGGCCGGACACGAACCCGCCCTGCGCTTCGGGCACACGCGCCTGGCCCGCGCCCTGGGCCCCGGGGACGCGGCGCTGTACGGCCTCGTGGACGGCTACCTGGGCGAATACTGCGCGGCCCACGGCCTGGGCCCCGCCGAGGCCGCCGCGCGCTACATGGCCTTTGCCGCGCGCTACCAGGACGACCTGCGGCGTTTCGCGGCCACGGGGCGCTACCCCGCCGAGGCTGGCGCGCCGGACCCGGGCTTCGACCGCGCGACCTACGACGTGTTCCTACTGGCCAGCGTGCTGGCCACGGGCCACCGCTTCCGGCTCATGGCCGAGGTGGCCCGGCTGTGCGCCGGGGCCGGGGGCGAACGGCTGGTCTTCGGCGCGGGCTCGGGGCTGGAGCTGCTTTTGCCCGCGCCGGGCGGCGCGCCCGTCACGGCCTGGGACCGCGAGCTGGCGCCCTTCGTGCGCGGACGCTTCCCGCAGGTGGCCGTGCGCAACGACGATCTGCTGGCCCCCGGGGGGGGCGGGGTGCGCGGGCGCTTCGGCTGCGTGCTGGCCGTGGAGGTGCTGGAGCACTTCGCGCAGCCGGACGCGGCCCTGGCGGCCCTGGCCGGGGCCCTGGCCCCGGGGGGGCTGCTGGTGGCCACCACGGCGCGCAACGTGCCCCAGTTCGACCACCTGTGGAACTTCACCGACCCCGCCGCCTTCGAGGTCCGGGCCCGCGAGCTGGGCCTGGCCGTGGAGGGGCGCACGGTGGTGCCCCACGACTACCGCCTGCTGCGCGTGGACGCCGACAACGTGGTCTACGCCCTGCGCCGGGCCGGGGAGTGACGCCCATGGCCGCCCAAGGCAGAAAGACCCTGATGGCCAAGCCCGCCGTGATGCGCAAGATGCTGGCCTTCCGCCGCCGGGTGCAGGCCGGGCGCTACGGCCTGCAACTGCTGGAGCTGAACTACGACAACCGCTGCAACTTCCGCTGCGAGCACTGCTTTTCGCGCTATCTGGCCACGGACGCGCCCCGGTTGACCCTGGACGACGTGGCCCGGCTGGCGGACCAGGCCCACGCCCTGGGCGTGTGGCAGTGGCACCTGCAGGGCGGCGAACCCCTGACCTGGCCGGACCTGGACCAGGTGCTGGCGGCCATCGGGCCGCAGCGCTTCCACATCATGATCACCACCAACGGCTGGCTCATGACCCAGGAGCGCGCGGCGCAGCTGGCCGAGCTGGGGGTGGACAAGATTTCGGTGAGCATCGACAGCGCCGACCCCGCCGAGCACGACGCCTTCCGCCGCCGCCCGGGCTCGTGGGAGCGCGCGCGCCGGGCGCTGTTCGCGGCGCGCGACGCCGGGATGCAGGCTAACCTGAACACCGTGGTCACCCGCCAGAACGTGCGCGGCCAGGGCCTGGAGGAGCTGGTCTGCTTTGCCGAGGCCAACGGCTTCACCGTGCTTTTGGTGGTGGCCACCTCCGCCGGGGCCTGGGCCGGGCGCACGGACATGTGCATCACCGAGGATGACGCGCGCTTTCTGGAAGCCATGCGCGGGCGCTACCCCGGCATCCACCGCGACCTGTGGCCGCTGTTCGACGTGCAGTGGGGCTGCCGCACGGTCAACGGGCTGGTGTACGTGACCGAGAACGGCGAGGTGCTGCCCTGCCCGTTCATCCATATCAGCCTGGGCAACGTGCTGCGCGAACCCCTGGCGGACATCCTGCGCCGGGGCTGGCGGGTGCGCGCCTTCCGCGACCACAACCCGCGCTGCCTGGCCGGGGAGGATCGCGACTTCATCGCCCGCTTCATGGTCCGCCAGGAGCCGGGCGCCGGGCCCAGGAGCTTTGCCGAGGCCTTCACCGAGGCCGATCTCTACCCCGAGCAGCCCCTGGGCCTGGGCGACGAAAACGAGCAGGCGCGCCCGCGCGGCGCGCAGGAGGACTGATGCGCGACAAGGTGTTTGCGACCTTCGCCCGGGTCATGGGCCTGGAGCCCGGGGGCCTCACCGGGGCCGAGAGCCCGGACACGGTTCCGGCCTGGGATTCCTTCCGGCACATGAATCTGGTCATGGCCCTGGAAGAGGACCTCGGCGTGCTGCTGGACGACGAGGCCGTGGTGGGCATGACCAGCCTGGACGCCGCCGTGGCGGTGGTCGCCGGGCGCTGCGGCGCGGCGGCGTAGGGGGCGGCGTGGAACGCATCGTGGTCATCGGCGCCGGGGGGCTGGCGGAATACCTGACCCTGGTGGCGGACATGAACGCCGCCGGGGCCGGGCTCAATCTGGCCGGGGCCCTGGACGACGACCCGGCCCTGGCCGGGGGCGCGGTGCACGGCGTGCCCGTGCTGGGGCCCCTGGCCCTGGCCCGGGAGCTGCCCGACTGCCGTTTCGTTTTCGGCATCGGTTCCCACCGCTCGCTGCTGCGCCGCAAGGCCATCCTGGACGGGCTGGGCCTGGGGCCGGAGCGCTTCGTGTCCCTGGTCCACCCCTCGGCGCGGCTGTACGCGGGGGCGCGCCTGGGCGCGGGCTGCGTGGTCCACCCCTACGTGGTGGTCTTCCACGAGGCGCGGATCGGGGATTTCGTGGTCGTCAGCCCGCAGTGCGTCATTGGCGGCCATTGCCGCCTGGGCCAGGGCGCGCTGCTGGCCTCGGCGGTGAACCTGACTTCTGGCGTGGTGGTCGGGCCCTATGCCCACCTGGGCGCCGGGGCGCTGGTGGCCGAGGGCGTGCGCATCGGCGCCGGGGCCCAGGTGGGCCTGGGCGCCGTGGTGGGCGCCGACGTGGCCCCGGGCACCCTGGTGCTGGGCAACCCGGCGCGCGCCCTGCGCCGCCGCGAAGTGCCCGCCGATATCCTGGCCCTGGACGATGCGCCGGGCGCGGCCCCGGACGAGGCCCAGGGCCCGGCTCCGGAGGGCGCGTGAGCGGCGCGCCCGCGCGCCCTGCGGCCCGGCGCTGGCCGCCCGCCTGGCTGCGGCCCCGGCTGCACCAGCGCGCCCGTCCGCGCGACCCCCTGGTACGGCCCCTCCCGTATCCCTTCCTGGGCGCCGTGGCCCTGTCCAACGACATCGAGTTCACCTCGTTTGCCCTGTTCGAGGCGCTCATGGCCTTCATGAACTCGCGCGGGCCCACGCCCCTGGGCCCCGGCCTGGGGCTGGAGGTGGCGTCGAGCCTGTTCTTCTACAGCGCGCACCCCTACACGTTTTCCTACTTCCAGGGGACCGCTGCCGACGCCCCGCCCGGGCCCCACGCCGCGCGCCTGGGCGAGTACCTGCGGGCCGGGTGGATCGACACCAACCACGCCTACGGCGACTTCGACTTCACCGGCGGCTGCACCCGGGCCCATGCCGCCCGGGCCCTGGAAACCCTGGCCCGCCAGGGCGTGACCCTGGACGTGTTCACCAACCACGGCACCGAGCACAACACCCAGAACATCGGCGCCGACGCGCCCTACCACCGCGGCGACGTGCCCGGCGACCCGGCCTGGCACGCCGACCTGCTGCGTCAGGCGGGCTGCCGCTTCGTCTGGACCGACAGCCTCAAGGTGGACCGCACCCCGCCCCGGGGTCTGGAAAACAGGCTGCGGACCCTGGCCAGCGACATGCTGGGCCTGGTGGACCCCGCGCGGCGCACGCCCCGCGAGGTGCTGCGGCCCCTGGCGCTTCAGGACGGCGGGCCCATGACCGGCTTCATCCGCGTGGCGGGCACCGGGGAGAACGCGCCCAACCTGGGCAACATGGGCCAGCAGCTCGCGCGCCTGGGCTTGCGGCGGTTGTACTCCGGCTGGGGCGTGGCCGTGCTCTACCAGCACCTGGGCGTGGCCGTGCGCCAGGCCGGGCGCTGCCACGCCGCCGAGGTGGCGGCCCTGGCGCGCGACCCCCGGCCCCTGGAGCCCCTGCGCGAGCTGGCCCGCGAGGCCGACGCCGGGCGGCTGTGGGTCGCGGGCACGGCGCGTCTGCTGCGCTACCTGGAGATGATCGCCCGCGTGACGGTGCGCCCCGCAGGGCCCGGGGTGCTCGACGTGG
This sequence is a window from Desulfocurvus vexinensis DSM 17965. Protein-coding genes within it:
- a CDS encoding methyltransferase domain-containing protein — protein: MIAAMAGHEPALRFGHTRLARALGPGDAALYGLVDGYLGEYCAAHGLGPAEAAARYMAFAARYQDDLRRFAATGRYPAEAGAPDPGFDRATYDVFLLASVLATGHRFRLMAEVARLCAGAGGERLVFGAGSGLELLLPAPGGAPVTAWDRELAPFVRGRFPQVAVRNDDLLAPGGGGVRGRFGCVLAVEVLEHFAQPDAALAALAGALAPGGLLVATTARNVPQFDHLWNFTDPAAFEVRARELGLAVEGRTVVPHDYRLLRVDADNVVYALRRAGE
- a CDS encoding radical SAM protein: MAAQGRKTLMAKPAVMRKMLAFRRRVQAGRYGLQLLELNYDNRCNFRCEHCFSRYLATDAPRLTLDDVARLADQAHALGVWQWHLQGGEPLTWPDLDQVLAAIGPQRFHIMITTNGWLMTQERAAQLAELGVDKISVSIDSADPAEHDAFRRRPGSWERARRALFAARDAGMQANLNTVVTRQNVRGQGLEELVCFAEANGFTVLLVVATSAGAWAGRTDMCITEDDARFLEAMRGRYPGIHRDLWPLFDVQWGCRTVNGLVYVTENGEVLPCPFIHISLGNVLREPLADILRRGWRVRAFRDHNPRCLAGEDRDFIARFMVRQEPGAGPRSFAEAFTEADLYPEQPLGLGDENEQARPRGAQED
- a CDS encoding acyl carrier protein; the protein is MRDKVFATFARVMGLEPGGLTGAESPDTVPAWDSFRHMNLVMALEEDLGVLLDDEAVVGMTSLDAAVAVVAGRCGAAA
- a CDS encoding acetyltransferase gives rise to the protein MERIVVIGAGGLAEYLTLVADMNAAGAGLNLAGALDDDPALAGGAVHGVPVLGPLALARELPDCRFVFGIGSHRSLLRRKAILDGLGLGPERFVSLVHPSARLYAGARLGAGCVVHPYVVVFHEARIGDFVVVSPQCVIGGHCRLGQGALLASAVNLTSGVVVGPYAHLGAGALVAEGVRIGAGAQVGLGAVVGADVAPGTLVLGNPARALRRREVPADILALDDAPGAAPDEAQGPAPEGA